GGGACTGCCGGTGACAAACCGGAGGAAGGTGGGGATGACGTCAAATCATCATGCCCCTTATGATCCGGGCTACACACGTGCTACAATGGGCTGTACAGAGGGAGGCGAAGGAGTGATCCGGAGCGAATCCCAAAAAGCAGCTCTCAGTTCGGATTGCAGGCTGCAACTCGCCTGCATGAAGCCGGAATCGCTAGTAATCGCGGATCAGCATGCCGCGGTGAATACGTTCCCGGGCCTTGTACACACCGCCCGTCACACCACGAAAGCTAACAACACCCGAAGCCGGTGAGCTAACCGCAAGGGGGCAGCCGTCGAAGGTGGGGTTGGTGATTGGGGTGAAGTCGTAACAAGGTAGCCGTATCGGAAGGTGCGGCTGGATCACCTCCTTTCTAAGGAGAAAAGCTTAAGGGTATGACAAAAGGTCAGCCAACAGCCGACAGCCGACAGCAAAAAGACCCAAGAGAAAAACTTGGGAAAAAAGCTGATAGCTGATAGCTGATAGCTAATAGCTGAAGGCTGGGCCAAGAAGTAATACCAAAGAGCACTCCAGGTCGATAATCGGGCATAAAAAACCACTGTTTAGTTTTCAGAGACCAGAAGTCTCTGGGGTATGACAAAAGGTCAGCGATTAGCCGTCAGCCAAAAGACCCAAGAGAAGAACTTGGGAAAAAGCTGAGAGCTGAGAGCTGAAGGCCAGAGCAGTAAGTAATACCTAAGCGAATAAGGGCCTATAGCTCAGCTGGTCAGAGCGCACGCCTGATAAGCGTGAGGTCGGTGGTTCAAGTCCACCTAGGCCCACCAGAAACTAGTTTTGAGTTAAGGGAGTTGAGTATTGAGTTTGAAAAAAATAACTCAAAACTCAAAATTCAAAACTCAACACTAGAAAAGTGGGGGTGTAGCTCAGCTGGGAGAGCACCTGCCTTGCAAGCAGGGGGTCAGCGGTTCGATTCCGCTCATCTCCACCACTTAGCTTTAAGGTATGACAAAAGGTCAGCGAACAGCTGGCAGCTGTCAGCCAAAAGACCCAAGAGAAGAACTTGGGAAAAAAGCTGACAGCTGAGAGCTGAAGGCCAGAGCAGTAAGTAATACCTGAAAGCAAAAGGATGTTCTTTGAAAACTGCACAGCGAGGAAGTGACTACGGAAAGCGAACGAGAGGAAGCGAGAAGTAGTACACGCAGGTAGAAAAAAGGATTCAATCCACTAGGCGAGTCAAGAGTTAAGAGTTAAAAGTGAAGAGTTAAGAGTTGAAAAAAACTCAAAACTCAACACTCAAAACTCAAAACTCAAGGATGGTCAAGCTAGGAAGGGCACACGGAGGATGCCTAGGCGCTAAGAGGCGAAGAAGGGCGTGGTAAGCTGCGAAAAGCTTCGGGGAGCCGCAAGCAGGCCGAGATCCGGAGATACCCGAATGGGGGAACCCTACGGGAGTAATATCCCGTAACCCTATGCTGAAGAAAATAGGCATAGAGGAGCGAACCTGGGGAACTGAAACATCTTAGTACCCAGAGGAAGAGAAAGAATAATCGATTTCCTAAGTAGCGGCGAGCGAAAGGGGAAGAGCCCAAACCAAGAGCGAAAGCTTTTGGGGTTGAAGGACTCTCGGTAAATAAGTTGGAAGCTAGCCGAAGAGGTCTGGAAAGGCCCGCCACAGGAAGTAAAAGCCTTGTAGGCGAAAGCGGAAGACTTAAAGAGAGTATCCTGAGTACCACGGGACACGAGGAACCCCGTGGGAAGCAGGGAGGACCACCTCCCAAGGCTAAATACTCCTTAGCGACCGATAGCGGAGAAGTACCGTGAGGGAAAGGTGAAAAGCACCCCGGGAGGGGAGTGAAAGAGGACCTGAAACCGTGTGCTTACAAGCAGTGGGAGTACCCGAGAGGGTATGACCGCGTACTTTTTGTAGAACGGACCGGCGAGTTACGATAACAAGCGAGGTTAAGCGGAAGGAAGCGGAGCCGGAGCGAAAGCGAGTCTGAATAGGGCGGAAGTTTGTTGTCGTAGACCCGAAACTGAGTGATCTACCCATGTGCAGGGTGAAGCGGGAGTAATGTTTCGTGGAGGCCCGAACCGACCGACGTTGAAAAGTCGGCGGATGACGTGGGGTAGGGGTGAAATGCCAATCGAACCCAGAGATAGCTGGTTCTCCCCGAAATAGCTTTAGGGCTAGCCTCGGGCGATGATTTATGGAGGTAGAGCACTGAATAGGCTAGGGGCCCAAACAGGTTACCGAACCTTCTCAAACTCCGAATGCCATAAATTTAGCCTGGGAGTCAGACCATGGGTGCTAAGATTCATGGTCGAGAGGGAAACAGCCCAGACCAACAGCTAAGGTCCCGAAGTGTGAACTAAGTGGAAAAGGATGTAGAGTTGCCCAGACAACCAGGATGTTGGCTTAGAAGCAGCCACCATTTAAAGAGTGCGTAATAGCTCACTGGTCGAGTGGCCCTGCGCCGAAAATGTAACGGGGCTCAAGTTCACCACCGAAGCTTTGGCAAGGGGACGTGTCACTGGTGTTTTTGGGAGAAGAACAAAGCCAAGCATTTAATTTCGCAAATCAACCGAAGAAAGACTAAAAAGGAATACAAAAGAGGGAAGGATTTGCGAAAAAATGTTACCAAGGGGCTAAAGTTCAAAGTCCAAAGATAGCAGTGACATGTTTCCTTGGGTAGGGGAGCGTCCTGTTAGCGTAGAAGTCGTGCTGAAAGGCATGGTGGAGCAAACAGGAGTGAGAATGCCGGTATGAGTAAGCGAAAAAAGAGGTGAGAATCCTCTTCGCCGAAAGCCTAAGGGTTCCTGGGGAAGGCTCGTCCACCCAGGGTAAGCCGGGACCTAAGCCGAGGCCGAAAGGCGTAGGCGATGGATAATCGGTTGAGAATCCGATGCCACCCATTAACCGCTTGAGGAAGGGATGACACAGGAGGGTAGGTTAAGCGCACGGTTGGAAGAGTGCGTCCAAGCCAGTAGGGTGTGAGACAGGCAAAACCGTCTCACGAGAGGCCTGAGAGGTGACGGGGAGCGAAAGAGAAGTAGCGAACTAACTGATCCCAAACTGTCAAGAAAAGTCTCTAACGAGGGGAATGGGTGCCCGTACCGTAAACCGACACAGGTAGGTAGGGAGAGAATCCTAAGGCGCGCGAGAGAACCTTCGTTAAGGAACTCGGCAAAATGACCCCGTAACTTCGGGAGAAGGGGTACCTCGGTATCGTGAGTATAGAGCAAATACGAGCGAGAGGAGGTCGCAGAGAAATGGCCCAGGCGACTGTTTACCAAAAACACAGGTGCCTGCTAAATCGAGGAGATGAAGTATAGGTGCTGACGCCTGCCCGGTGCTGGAAGGTTAAGGGGAAAGGTTATTCGAAAGGAGAAGCTTTGAACCGAAGCCCCAGTAAACGGCGGCCGTAACTATAACGGTCCTAAGGTAGCGAAATTCCTTGTCGGGTAAGTTCCGACCCGCACGAAAGGCGTAACGATCTGGGCACTGTCTCAACGAGGGGCTCGGCGAAATTGTAGTACCCGTGAAGATGCGGGTTACCTGCGACAGGACAGAAAGACCCCGTGGAGCTTTACTGTAGCCTGACATTGGGTTTTGGTACGTCATGTACAGAATAGGTGGGAGACTTAGAAGCTGGGACGCAAGTTTCAGTGGAGTCGGCGTTGGGATACCACTCTTGAGGTACCGGAATTCTAACCAGGCACCCTAAACGGGTGTTGGGACAGTGTCAGGTGGGCAGTTTGACTGGGGCGGTCGCCTCCCAAAGAGTAACGGAGGCGCCCAAAGGTTCGTTCAGGATGGTTGGAAATCATCCGGAGAGTGTAAAGGCAGAAACGGACTTGACTGCGAGACTGACGAGTCGAGCAGGGACGAAAGTCGGGCTTAGTGATCCGGCGGTACCGAGTGGAAGGGCCGTCGCTCAACGGATAAAAGCTACCCCGGGGATAACAGGCTTATCTCCCCCAAGAGTCCACATCGACGGGGAGGTTTGGCACCTCGATGTCGGCTCATCGCATCCTGGGGCTGAAGTAGGTCCCAAGGGTTGGGCTGTTCGCCCATTAAAGCGGTACGTGAGCTGGGTTCAGAACGTCGTGAGACAGTTCGGTCCCTATCCGTCGCAGGCGTAGGAAACTTGAGAGGAGCTGCCCCTAGTACGAGAGGACCGGGGTGGACAGACCGCTGGTGTACCAGTTGTCGTGCCAACGGCACAGCTGGGTAGCTAAGTCTGGAAGGGATAAGCGCTGAAAGCATCTAAGCGCGAAGCCCCCCTCAAGATGAGGTTTCCCATGGAGTAGTCCAGTAAGACCCCTGGAAGAATACCAGGTAGATAGGCTAGGAGTGGAAGCGCCGTAAGGCGTGGAGCTGACTAGTACTAATTGGTCGAGGGCTTGACCATAAAAGCCATCAGCTGGCAGCTGAGAGGCAAGAATCCTTTAAAGCCAATAATCGCTGTGCAGTTTTGAGAGAACAAAATAGCCGGCAGCTGTCAGCCATCAGCTGTCAGCTAAAAACAAAAAGACTAAAAAGAAATGATTGGGAAGCTGAAGGCTGATCACAAAGCAAGCAGAATAAGGTACTTCTGGTGGTAATGGCGGAGTGATACACCCGAACACAATCCGCCCACGGAAGTTAAGTCACCAGCGACCGAGCGAAGCGAGGGAGTCCCTGTGGGACGCCGAGTTCGGCGCTGGAGGTGGCGCTAAAAATGAATAAAGCATTTCTGGTGGTAATAGCGGAGGGGATACACCCGTTCCCATTCCGAACACGGAAGTTAAGCCCTCCAGCGCCGATGGTACTAGGGCACGAGCCCTGGGAGAGTAGGTCACTGCCAGAACCTAATTTTTGGGCCTGGATATTATCCGGGCCCTTAATATTTCAGTGCAGGGTATATAACGATGATGGCAGTATATAAAAAGCTGCCTTCCAATAAACATGGTCCCATAGAATAATAGGACCGTCCTAAAACAAAATAGGAAGGTAGGCCGGTTACGTGCTTTTGAAATTTACGATATATTTGTAGTAAGGTAGCTTAGAACCTCCCGTTCAAACATATCCCTCATTCCTCGGTTGAACCGAGGATTTTTTTTATCTAATTGTAAGAAGAAAGACATAATTTATGTTAGAATTAACCTGTTAAACCATCAGGTTAGGGGTAGATCAAATATGAAAATTGCAATTATTGACGGCCAGGGTGGAGGTATAGGCAAAAATCTAACTGAAAAAATAAGGCAAGAACTTGGTGACAAAATTGAAATAATTGCGCTTGGGACTAATGCGCTGGCCACTTCGGCGATGCTAAAAGCTGGTGCGAATGACGGCGCTTCAGGAGAAAATGCCATTGTGCAAAATGTAAAAAACGTCCAAATTATTGTGGGAACCATATCGATCTTAGTTGCAAATTCTATGCTAGGAGAATTAACTCCTGCTATGGCAAAGGCCATTGGTGAAAGTCCGGCCCTTAAAATTATATTGCCCATAAATCGATCTAATATAGAAATTATTGGTGTTAAAGGAGAGCCGTTACCTCACCATGTAGAACAACTGGTAGCAAGATTGAAACAGCTTATCGTAGGTGAAAATAATGTATGAGTAGTCATGTAATGGCATGGCTATTTTTTCTAAATGGTTTGACATC
This region of Zhaonella formicivorans genomic DNA includes:
- a CDS encoding DUF3842 family protein; this translates as MKIAIIDGQGGGIGKNLTEKIRQELGDKIEIIALGTNALATSAMLKAGANDGASGENAIVQNVKNVQIIVGTISILVANSMLGELTPAMAKAIGESPALKIILPINRSNIEIIGVKGEPLPHHVEQLVARLKQLIVGENNV